The genomic region ATACTACGGTCGCTCTGCACGGTTCAGAGGCGATTACAACCGTCTTATCAGGTGCAGAGGTGATTGCAACCGGTATCAATACTCTTGCGACCGAAACCGGCGCCGCGACCGACTCCAAAGCAAATCCTACAAGTTTTATCCCGATTGCGGTTGACCCTACAGGAGAACTGATCGACATTTTGCACCCAGCTGCCGTCGTAGATGCCGTCATCGCAAAGAAAAATTGCGGTACCCGCCTCGATATGGCGCCGCTTGTGATTGCGCTGGGGCCGGGCTTTACCGCAGGAAAAGATGCGCATATTGTTATCGAAACAATGCGCGGGCATAATTTAGCGCGATTGATTTATCGAGGAACGGCGCTTCCCAACACCGGCGTTCCCGGACTGGTCGGCGGAGAAAGCGTCTTGCGGGTTATCCATGCACCGGCGGAAGGTACGCTGCGCGTTATACACGATATCGGTTCTTCCGTTACCCGCGGTGAAGTCATCGCTCGCATCATACAGGCGGACGGTAGCATTATCGATGTTGCCGCTTCGCTTAACGGGATAATCCGCGGTATGCTGCCCGATGGGTTTGTCGTTCGACGCGGTCTCAAAATGGCGGATATAGACCCGCGCCTTACCGAATTGAACAATTGCTTTACCATTTCCGACAAGGCACGCTCACTCGGTGGGGCGGTATTGACGGCGCTGCTATCCCGCGGTATCGTACCATGAGATAGAACAATGACGGAGCTGTGGATTTGCAGGCATAATGGGTTATCTTCAGAACAAGAGCGCACGCAAGCAAGAAAATTGTTGAAGGCTGCGCTTGTCGAACGGATTCCTCATTGTCCCGATCAGCTCCGGTTTGAATACGGAAAGTATGGAAAGCCGTACCTGAAAAATGCAGCGCTGCAATTCAGTTTATCGTATACGCATGGGGCATATATTATTGCATTATCCGATGATGAGATCGGAGCTGACATTGAACGGCTGCGCGCTGCAAAACCGCATGTTGCAAGCCGCTGCTTTACCGATGCCGAAAACAGCTATCTTTACCAAGACATGACATTGTTTGATAAACGGTTTTACGAGTTGTGGACACAAAAGGAGGCGTATCTCAAATACACGGGGAAGGGGTTTCATTGCTCACCGAAAAGCGTTGATGTTTTAGCCCAACCTATTTACGAATGCCTCTATACGTTGACGGATGATGAGGTAATAATCTCGTTATGCGGTCGAAACATACATCCCGTTTCGGTGTATAAGGTTTCCGACAAATGGAAAGAACCGCTAATGACCGATTGAGTTTTTAACGCTTCTATAAATTAGAAAGTAAAGAGGTATTTTATGAATCAAAATACGGCGATACTGTGTGTTATCGGCGCTCTTTTGCTTATCATGTCGATAAGCTGGATTATCAACCTTGTACGGGCAGCTAAAAATAAGCATCCGTTGCGCTGGCTGGGGCGCGTAGTATATATATCAGGCATCATTTGTATCGGTTTGAATGCAATCCGCAGTTGGCGAATCTATGAAGATAGCGCCGGTATCGTTATCGCAGCTCATGTGATCGCTCTATTCAGTATTTTATCGGCATTTATCCGGTCTGAACGGCAGTACGATGAAAAAAACGACTTCTGAATACGATCGGATATCTACAGGTACCCTTTAAATGCGTCGAACAACGGTATTAATCGACGGCTGTGGGCGCTTAGTTTTTTAAAGTTTGGCATCCGCAGTATACGGCGGGCGGCGGAAGTGAAGGAACTCCGCCGCGTATTTTTGCGGATTGCATAAGTGTCCGCATCCGTTTGCAAGATGAAAAATATCGGTTGAGTTGAGTACTGCCGCGTCGAGGTTATGCTCTACGGAGATAACCGTAAGCCCCTGCTCAGTATTTAATTTTTTAATAAAAGCGTAGATTTCCTGCTGGCTCTGTATGTCGATTCCTGTTGACGGTTCATCAAGGATGAGCAAATCAGGTTCACCGATAAGCGCACGCGCTATATACATTTTTTGCAGCTGCCCGCCGGACAACGTTCCTGCCAAAGCATACTTATAATCGAGCAGCCGGACATCCGAAAGATAGCGGTCGATAACGCCTTTGTCGTGCTGCTTGCGCAATATCCGATACGAGTTTAACGTTTCGTAAACAGTAATGGGAAATCCCGTTATCGACGCTTTTTTTTGCGGTACATAGCCGACACTGCGCGCTCCGCACCGGATACTGCCCGTGTTGGGGGTTAAAAGTCCGAGAATCAGCTTTATCAACGTACTTTTCCCCGTACCGTTTTCGCCGACAATTGAGATGTATGCTCCTTTCTTAATCGTAAGGCAGAGATTTTCAAATAATGCTTTTTTACCGGCGCCGTATTTAAAAGATAAGCCTTGAACACAGACCATCCCGCATGCATCTCCGTGCTCGTGTGCGGGAATAGAGGCCGGTTGAAGAGATTCTTGTTCGTTCATACTAATGTGTTATACGGGTTCGTGGAATTTGGCATTGAGCTTCCCGCATAGTTCACGTAACTGTGCCTCATTTTCAATATTATGCTGCTTTAATAAGACCGGTGGAATTTGATAATAACTGATATTACCGTCAAAAAACTGCAACATAAATTCGGCAAAACTGACCGTAGAAACGAGCTCATAATATTTTTTAGGGGCAGCTTCCGGTTCGTATTGGTATTTTATCGTATTGATAATAGCTGCGGGGAGATGCCATTTTTCCGCAACGGCAACACCGATTGCTTGGTGCTCCATGCCCGACATCACGCTCTTTATGACCTGATCGGGGATATTTTTTTCGGCTTGCAAGGTTTTGATTTTTTCCAGTACTTCCGGATAAATGGAACTGAATACAATCTTACCTAAATCATGTAACAAGGCGCAGACATATATTTCTTCGAGAAGATGGGTTTTCCCTTGCATTTTAGCAAGGTTATATGCAAAAAATGCACATCGATATGTGTGGTTCCATAGTCTTTTCTGTTCATTTCCCGTTACTTTTAAAACTTGTAGCGTCCCAACGGAATACAACAGATGTTGAATACCCCGTAAACCGGCCATTTTGACCGCTTCGGTAATGCTCATACATTCCTTTGTAAGGCCGAACGCAACCGAATTGACGAGTTTTAAAAGATCGGTTGTTAACGCAATATCATCGCTGATAAAAGATGCAATTGTCCCCATCGTTGCATTCGGATCGTTGATGAGATGCTGTATTTGCATGATTTTTTCGGGGAATTGTGGGATTTCTTCAATATAATTGACAATCGTTTTAGTCAATTCCACCAAATGCCGGTTTGCTTCAAAATCAATTGGAATGGTAATCCGATTAATTGTTAAATCTTTTTCGGCAATCAATTCAAATGCATCCTCTTGCAAACCGATTTTTTTAAGCATAAGGAGCATAATAATTAAACCAAGTCCCGCCCCTTCCGTATCGTCGATCGCCTGCATAAAGGCTTGATCCATATTTTCATAGTCTCGTGCAACCACCATTCGGTCGAAAATACGCTTAAATTCTGTTGCGACCATTTGGACATTGTTTCGTACTTCGAAAATAATGTGTCCCTGCTTTACCTGCATAATAACTTTAATATAAAGACCCGCTTTTTTTTGTTGCTGCAGATAGTATTCAATGTTATCGAGACTTTCTTGTTTAAAATTAAGCATTCCCTCGTCGTAGGACTTTTGGTCATAGATATCGAAGCCCTTTTCTTTAAAATATACCCGTTTGGTATTTGCCTTCTTCGCATTTGTGGTCAGTTCATTGAGGCAATAGACAATATAGTCTTGGATTGCGTCCTGATGAATTGCTCCGAGGAAAGCCTTTGCAACATCGACGATATAGGTTTCCGTTTCCTTAGGGAGCGTATAAGTATTAATCGAGATGGGAATATTCATCTGCACCGCTTGTTTAATTTTGTTTTTATCTACCGGTATAGTTGCAACAGTATCCATATATTCAGTATATGAGAGATTGATAATTTTCGCAATGCTTTATATTGATATTCCTAGGGTAAACGCATTAGGCCGTCTTTTTAACAACCCCGCAGAAAAATTGAAACTATTCGACCAGAGTTGAATCTCTTCGTGATTCAAATGGTCTCACAGTCTCAATTTTTCTGCGATTTTTATCTACCCTGCCTGATGTGTTTACC from Treponema vincentii harbors:
- a CDS encoding metal ABC transporter ATP-binding protein → MVCVQGLSFKYGAGKKALFENLCLTIKKGAYISIVGENGTGKSTLIKLILGLLTPNTGSIRCGARSVGYVPQKKASITGFPITVYETLNSYRILRKQHDKGVIDRYLSDVRLLDYKYALAGTLSGGQLQKMYIARALIGEPDLLILDEPSTGIDIQSQQEIYAFIKKLNTEQGLTVISVEHNLDAAVLNSTDIFHLANGCGHLCNPQKYAAEFLHFRRPPYTADAKL
- a CDS encoding HDOD domain-containing protein, whose product is MDTVATIPVDKNKIKQAVQMNIPISINTYTLPKETETYIVDVAKAFLGAIHQDAIQDYIVYCLNELTTNAKKANTKRVYFKEKGFDIYDQKSYDEGMLNFKQESLDNIEYYLQQQKKAGLYIKVIMQVKQGHIIFEVRNNVQMVATEFKRIFDRMVVARDYENMDQAFMQAIDDTEGAGLGLIIMLLMLKKIGLQEDAFELIAEKDLTINRITIPIDFEANRHLVELTKTIVNYIEEIPQFPEKIMQIQHLINDPNATMGTIASFISDDIALTTDLLKLVNSVAFGLTKECMSITEAVKMAGLRGIQHLLYSVGTLQVLKVTGNEQKRLWNHTYRCAFFAYNLAKMQGKTHLLEEIYVCALLHDLGKIVFSSIYPEVLEKIKTLQAEKNIPDQVIKSVMSGMEHQAIGVAVAEKWHLPAAIINTIKYQYEPEAAPKKYYELVSTVSFAEFMLQFFDGNISYYQIPPVLLKQHNIENEAQLRELCGKLNAKFHEPV
- the yqeB gene encoding selenium-dependent molybdenum cofactor biosynthesis protein YqeB, with the translated sequence MAKEQAAAILSANDSESGADTTVALHGSEAITTVLSGAEVIATGINTLATETGAATDSKANPTSFIPIAVDPTGELIDILHPAAVVDAVIAKKNCGTRLDMAPLVIALGPGFTAGKDAHIVIETMRGHNLARLIYRGTALPNTGVPGLVGGESVLRVIHAPAEGTLRVIHDIGSSVTRGEVIARIIQADGSIIDVAASLNGIIRGMLPDGFVVRRGLKMADIDPRLTELNNCFTISDKARSLGGAVLTALLSRGIVP
- a CDS encoding 4'-phosphopantetheinyl transferase family protein, giving the protein MTELWICRHNGLSSEQERTQARKLLKAALVERIPHCPDQLRFEYGKYGKPYLKNAALQFSLSYTHGAYIIALSDDEIGADIERLRAAKPHVASRCFTDAENSYLYQDMTLFDKRFYELWTQKEAYLKYTGKGFHCSPKSVDVLAQPIYECLYTLTDDEVIISLCGRNIHPVSVYKVSDKWKEPLMTD